One region of Effusibacillus lacus genomic DNA includes:
- a CDS encoding XapX domain-containing protein → MRVWVLSLATGLIVGFLFSAMKLPLPAPPVFSGVLGIVGIWLGGVVFSWISRLWQ, encoded by the coding sequence ATGCGAGTTTGGGTGTTGTCATTGGCAACAGGTTTGATTGTCGGGTTTCTGTTCTCGGCAATGAAGCTGCCGCTGCCTGCCCCGCCCGTTTTTTCGGGGGTGCTTGGGATTGTGGGGATCTGGCTTGGCGGTGTAGTGTTCAGTTGGATCAGCCGGCTGTGGCAGTAA
- a CDS encoding YcdB/YcdC domain-containing protein — protein sequence MKKFKRTTAVALTLGMLFTSVPYAALAESPAATASTMTQEEAVNVVKKFVSIPEDYKVLNVSFHDAKDGYGPYGRNSAWMITFGKEERYERGNIHAVVDAAKGIVVNLDFFQQDDSTIENSITRDEARTRALEFLKKLAPDKANQVKEAELQEKYYAYGPYGRSAMEMFRFERVVNGIPYPADGITIRVNGKGELRGYNYNWSDNMQFPDLQASVDAAKAREVFKSSLNLQLQYQRIYKPYAWDEIESQLLYGPWDTYGMGSPFPMIDAAKGEAIGMDGKPVPAKPAMEFKPLADKPGAPKAAKELTREEAQAIVDSYNLDLKGYTLETVNFENYKDRNLMWRFHYRMGDPKDYKTMKNITVAIDAKTGELREYYRNEWREGPEEMPKDPKVTREQAKSRAIEFLKSALPTQIDKIALNPAFELSLNSNPKMGLGYPFHSFEFVRLVNGVPDREGGARVVIDPNTGEIREFSAGWGWNDNVKYQPKENVLDLETAKNKYVEKYKLRLQYMAIYDKGQTPYEPGKPSGVALVYAPASFGNMQMLNAVTGEWVTLYGEAPAEPVEINDIQGHWAEKQLRYLADRGVFKVKDGKLEPEGTVTRGDMVKYLLLSMDGPRPFEQKAAASFGDVGKDHPNYNYIEEAAARKWIDKNVKNFRPEDPVTREELSDMVTAVLGYAKLADAKQAFVNHFPDVANDGPYMGDIAIVNALGIMSGWEGKFSPKQSVTKAQAAVVLTKMLDHVKEKNQYPYFMTK from the coding sequence ATGAAAAAGTTCAAACGGACCACCGCGGTTGCACTGACACTGGGAATGCTGTTTACGTCCGTGCCGTATGCCGCGCTTGCCGAATCACCGGCAGCGACCGCATCCACAATGACACAGGAAGAAGCGGTCAATGTTGTCAAGAAGTTCGTCTCAATTCCGGAAGATTACAAAGTGCTGAACGTGTCGTTCCATGATGCCAAAGACGGCTATGGGCCCTATGGACGAAACAGTGCATGGATGATCACTTTCGGCAAAGAGGAGCGGTATGAAAGAGGCAACATTCATGCAGTCGTGGACGCTGCGAAAGGAATCGTTGTGAATCTCGATTTCTTCCAGCAGGACGATTCGACCATCGAGAACTCGATCACCCGGGACGAAGCCAGAACCAGGGCGCTGGAATTCCTGAAGAAACTGGCCCCCGACAAAGCCAATCAGGTCAAAGAGGCGGAATTGCAGGAAAAATATTATGCCTATGGGCCCTATGGCCGCAGTGCCATGGAGATGTTCCGTTTCGAACGCGTTGTAAACGGAATTCCTTATCCTGCAGACGGCATCACCATCCGGGTCAACGGCAAAGGCGAACTTCGCGGGTACAACTACAACTGGTCTGACAACATGCAGTTCCCGGATCTTCAGGCGTCTGTCGATGCGGCAAAAGCCAGGGAAGTTTTCAAGAGTTCCCTGAATCTTCAACTTCAATACCAACGCATTTACAAGCCCTATGCGTGGGATGAAATCGAGTCCCAACTCCTCTACGGCCCTTGGGATACCTACGGCATGGGCAGCCCATTCCCCATGATTGACGCAGCCAAGGGAGAGGCAATCGGCATGGACGGCAAGCCGGTTCCGGCAAAGCCTGCGATGGAGTTCAAGCCGCTTGCGGATAAGCCGGGTGCGCCGAAAGCTGCCAAAGAACTGACCAGGGAAGAAGCCCAGGCGATTGTGGATTCCTACAATCTGGATCTGAAAGGGTATACTCTGGAAACTGTCAACTTTGAGAATTACAAGGACAGAAACCTCATGTGGCGCTTCCACTACCGGATGGGAGATCCCAAAGATTACAAAACTATGAAAAATATCACCGTCGCAATTGATGCCAAGACCGGTGAGTTGCGCGAATACTACCGCAACGAGTGGCGGGAAGGACCGGAAGAAATGCCCAAAGATCCCAAAGTGACAAGGGAACAGGCAAAATCCAGGGCAATCGAATTCCTCAAGTCCGCTCTGCCCACCCAAATTGACAAAATTGCGCTAAATCCCGCATTTGAACTGAGCCTCAACAGCAATCCGAAGATGGGATTGGGATACCCATTCCACTCCTTTGAGTTCGTGCGCCTGGTAAACGGTGTGCCGGATCGGGAAGGCGGCGCCAGGGTGGTGATTGATCCGAACACCGGAGAGATTCGGGAATTCTCCGCAGGTTGGGGATGGAATGACAATGTCAAATACCAGCCCAAGGAGAATGTACTGGATCTGGAAACGGCCAAGAACAAATATGTTGAGAAATACAAGCTGCGTCTCCAATACATGGCCATCTACGACAAAGGCCAAACCCCCTATGAACCCGGAAAGCCATCGGGAGTGGCTCTTGTTTACGCCCCGGCAAGCTTCGGCAACATGCAAATGCTGAATGCTGTGACGGGAGAGTGGGTAACGCTTTATGGGGAGGCGCCGGCAGAACCGGTTGAAATCAATGACATTCAGGGACACTGGGCGGAAAAGCAACTCCGCTATCTGGCAGACCGTGGAGTGTTCAAAGTAAAGGACGGGAAACTGGAACCGGAGGGGACGGTCACCCGCGGCGACATGGTAAAGTACCTGCTGCTGAGCATGGACGGACCACGTCCGTTTGAACAGAAAGCGGCCGCATCTTTTGGCGATGTCGGCAAGGACCACCCGAACTACAACTATATCGAAGAAGCGGCAGCCCGGAAGTGGATTGACAAGAACGTGAAGAACTTCCGGCCGGAGGATCCGGTTACCCGTGAAGAACTGTCGGATATGGTGACAGCAGTGCTTGGCTACGCGAAACTGGCAGATGCGAAGCAAGCATTCGTCAATCATTTCCCGGATGTGGCCAATGACGGGCCATACATGGGCGACATTGCCATTGTCAATGCGCTTGGCATTATGAGCGGATGGGAAGGCAAATTCAGTCCGAAACAAAGCGTGACCAAAGCGCAGGCTGCCGTTGTGCTGACCAAGATGCTGGATCACGTCAAGGAAAAGAACCAGTATCCCTATTTCATGACGAAATAG
- a CDS encoding DUF1934 domain-containing protein: protein MEKIPAKIRIHTRQTLEDGTTHTFTSSHSGFLYQKQTALYLIYQEQGQDESDRIQTTWKLETAQASLIRQGATELRAFFKKGAGDSTTLVTPHGHLPVQFETFRLEQNLSPEGGQLRIGYIMDMAGSVSRMEVEMHVNTDI, encoded by the coding sequence GTGGAAAAGATTCCCGCAAAGATACGCATCCACACCAGGCAAACATTGGAAGACGGCACAACGCATACATTTACATCAAGTCACTCGGGCTTTCTTTATCAGAAACAAACCGCGCTTTACCTCATCTATCAGGAACAGGGTCAAGATGAATCGGACCGGATTCAGACCACCTGGAAGCTGGAAACTGCGCAGGCTTCCCTGATTCGCCAGGGGGCCACGGAACTGCGTGCTTTCTTCAAAAAAGGGGCAGGCGATTCCACCACACTGGTTACTCCCCACGGTCATCTGCCGGTGCAATTTGAGACCTTTCGCCTGGAACAGAACCTGTCGCCTGAAGGCGGGCAGCTCCGAATCGGGTACATCATGGATATGGCAGGTTCCGTGAGCCGAATGGAAGTTGAAATGCACGTGAATACTGACATTTGA
- a CDS encoding YcdB/YcdC domain-containing protein, giving the protein MKNWKQAAAAGLAACMLLTTVPYSVMAKATTGTTTAMSKEQAIEAAKKLVSIPDGYELVEASYYESKDHPGIYGQNSVWTIRFEKKGKPDNGSITFTMHGKTGALLNLNAHDNDDGQGDSAISRDEARTMVKEYLNKLAPDRANQVTEEELPQDFGSGQTMHTFKFVRTVDGIPYPPNHVSITVNGKGQLRNYYCEWTEGLEFPKPVDAISKERATEAFKAALTLELRYQRVYKPDSKDGNEAKLFYGPYREGHNFPVIDAMKGVEIDSFGEPVQPKTAAGYSLLAEKPGEPKVLKDLTQEEAAEMVAAYQLNLSGYKQTSGRYEKHSERNSVWTFEYQKGEPNDPKTHDGATVSIDAKTGELRFFIRHEFGEEPYKFPTNPRLSEEQARQKAIGFVKQAIPTKVHLIALDPLWDVKHGLKTGPAYAFHFVRLVNGIPFRDGTIALSMDPDTGNIKEFFSGGDWNADIQFAPAEGIVTMDQARGKFAEAFPLRLQYLPVFEKGKNPYEQGPQKGVALVYAPPADKYPHDLDAVKGEWEVPEPPKRPVANDIKGHWAEKYLQWMLDRGVMIDKDLKDGKMYPDEGVTRGDMMRYLIKSGFPTNHQWSGRFEFSDVPDSDFNFGFIQSAVNSGWVDPEAKRFRPNDFLIREELADVMVTIMGYGKLSTVPNTFINRYRDITSDRYVGDIAIVSSLGIMTGYGGNFDPRGVVTKAQAAVVINRVWDHLAEKQSSGVYMQ; this is encoded by the coding sequence ATGAAGAATTGGAAACAAGCGGCGGCAGCCGGCCTGGCAGCGTGCATGCTGCTGACAACTGTGCCATACTCCGTTATGGCAAAGGCTACCACCGGAACCACAACGGCAATGTCCAAGGAGCAAGCGATCGAGGCGGCGAAAAAACTGGTTTCAATACCTGATGGGTATGAGTTGGTGGAGGCGTCCTATTACGAGTCAAAGGATCATCCGGGAATCTATGGACAGAACAGCGTGTGGACCATCCGCTTTGAAAAAAAAGGAAAACCCGACAATGGTTCCATAACGTTTACAATGCATGGAAAAACGGGTGCTCTTCTGAATCTGAACGCGCACGACAATGACGATGGGCAGGGGGATTCCGCAATCTCGCGGGACGAAGCCCGGACCATGGTCAAAGAATATTTGAACAAACTGGCTCCCGACAGAGCAAATCAGGTTACAGAAGAGGAGTTGCCTCAGGACTTCGGATCCGGCCAAACCATGCATACATTCAAGTTTGTTCGTACGGTGGACGGGATTCCGTATCCTCCCAACCACGTTTCCATTACTGTCAATGGCAAAGGACAGCTGCGAAATTATTATTGTGAATGGACCGAAGGGCTGGAGTTTCCGAAGCCTGTTGATGCGATCAGCAAGGAACGGGCAACGGAAGCCTTCAAAGCGGCGCTTACCCTGGAACTTCGTTATCAGAGAGTCTACAAGCCCGATTCGAAGGATGGCAACGAGGCGAAACTCTTTTACGGTCCTTATCGGGAAGGACACAATTTCCCTGTGATTGATGCGATGAAAGGTGTTGAAATTGACTCATTTGGAGAACCGGTGCAACCCAAAACGGCCGCAGGTTATTCCTTACTGGCCGAAAAACCGGGCGAACCAAAGGTTTTGAAAGACCTCACGCAGGAAGAGGCAGCGGAAATGGTTGCCGCTTATCAACTCAACCTGTCGGGGTACAAACAGACGAGCGGACGTTATGAGAAACACAGCGAGCGTAACTCGGTTTGGACATTCGAGTATCAGAAAGGCGAACCGAATGACCCGAAGACGCACGACGGAGCAACGGTTTCGATAGATGCCAAAACCGGAGAATTAAGGTTTTTCATTCGGCATGAATTCGGTGAAGAACCGTATAAGTTTCCAACGAACCCCCGCTTGTCGGAAGAGCAGGCACGTCAGAAAGCGATCGGGTTTGTCAAACAGGCTATACCGACGAAGGTACATCTGATTGCGCTGGATCCTTTGTGGGATGTGAAGCATGGGTTGAAGACCGGACCTGCTTATGCCTTCCATTTTGTCCGTTTGGTGAACGGGATTCCTTTTCGTGATGGAACGATTGCATTGTCAATGGACCCGGACACGGGGAACATCAAAGAATTTTTCAGCGGCGGGGATTGGAATGCGGATATTCAATTCGCGCCCGCAGAGGGCATCGTGACCATGGATCAGGCCAGAGGCAAATTCGCGGAAGCGTTCCCCCTGCGCCTGCAATATCTGCCGGTCTTTGAGAAGGGGAAAAATCCCTATGAGCAAGGTCCACAAAAAGGGGTGGCATTGGTTTATGCGCCCCCGGCTGACAAATACCCACACGATTTGGATGCGGTGAAGGGGGAATGGGAAGTACCGGAGCCGCCCAAGCGTCCGGTTGCGAATGACATCAAAGGCCATTGGGCGGAGAAATATCTGCAATGGATGCTGGATCGCGGCGTCATGATCGACAAAGACCTGAAAGACGGAAAGATGTATCCGGATGAAGGGGTTACCCGCGGCGACATGATGCGCTACCTGATCAAATCGGGCTTTCCAACCAACCATCAATGGTCGGGCAGGTTTGAGTTTTCGGATGTCCCGGATTCGGACTTCAATTTCGGCTTTATTCAAAGTGCCGTCAACAGCGGATGGGTGGATCCGGAGGCCAAACGGTTCCGGCCCAATGATTTCTTAATCCGCGAAGAGCTAGCAGATGTGATGGTAACGATTATGGGGTACGGCAAACTGTCCACTGTCCCCAACACGTTTATAAACAGGTACCGGGACATAACATCAGACCGATATGTGGGGGATATTGCGATTGTTTCGTCACTTGGCATCATGACCGGCTACGGCGGAAATTTCGATCCACGGGGAGTCGTGACCAAAG
- a CDS encoding bifunctional metallophosphatase/5'-nucleotidase, producing the protein MGKSTIWRKLRKAIPVTGLAAVLAVSPVAAANPELSAAAADAEAVKSQNIQVQILGINDFHGQLNVTRKVGGKDVGRADYLATYLKEREATNKNTLLVHAGDVVGASAPVSSLLQDEPTIEILNELGFDLGVPGNHEFDEGVDEMMRLIYGGYHPKTGKFKGAKFPYVLANVVDKSTNEPILPPFHVQVVNGVKIGFIGVVLSDTPSIVIPSGVKDVQFTDEAEAINKYAKLLKNKGVKSIIVLAHNPGTSRQDGSNPTGEAVEIANAIDDEVDVIFAGHSHQFMNAVVDGKLIVQSYAYGTAFSDVDLEIDKKTGDIVSKKTEIVTTFHEGKTPDPAIKAMIEKYEAQVAPIVNEVVGTAADDLPYDDRYEKEVAIGNLIADAQRATMKTDFSFMNPGGIRTSIDKGEVTWGELYTVQPFNNDLVKMTLTGEQIRKLLEQQWYTKTDGSIGLRTLQISGLKYTRDKAARKILDITLPDGTPIDPKATYTVTVNSFLADGGDNFTVLKEGQNREVGPTDIDALVNYIKQLTQPFSAAVEGRITEVAAP; encoded by the coding sequence ATGGGGAAATCAACAATCTGGCGCAAACTTCGAAAAGCCATACCTGTTACGGGATTGGCAGCCGTATTGGCAGTCAGCCCTGTTGCCGCGGCAAACCCGGAATTATCCGCAGCAGCTGCAGATGCGGAAGCTGTTAAAAGCCAGAACATTCAGGTACAAATTCTGGGAATCAACGATTTTCACGGACAGTTGAACGTGACCCGCAAAGTCGGGGGGAAAGATGTGGGTCGTGCCGATTATCTGGCAACTTATCTGAAGGAAAGGGAAGCTACAAACAAAAACACATTGCTGGTACATGCCGGTGACGTGGTTGGTGCCAGTGCTCCGGTATCCTCTTTGCTGCAGGATGAACCGACAATTGAAATTCTCAACGAACTGGGGTTCGATCTTGGAGTGCCCGGCAATCATGAGTTTGACGAGGGCGTAGACGAGATGATGCGCCTGATTTACGGCGGCTATCACCCGAAGACCGGAAAATTTAAAGGGGCCAAGTTTCCGTATGTGCTTGCCAATGTGGTAGACAAGAGCACCAACGAGCCCATTCTGCCGCCGTTCCATGTGCAGGTGGTAAACGGGGTGAAGATCGGCTTCATCGGGGTGGTTCTGTCTGACACGCCCAGCATTGTGATCCCCAGCGGAGTCAAGGATGTGCAGTTTACAGACGAAGCGGAAGCCATCAACAAATATGCGAAACTCCTGAAAAATAAGGGTGTTAAGTCGATCATCGTCCTGGCCCATAATCCGGGAACCTCCAGACAGGACGGCAGCAATCCGACTGGTGAAGCGGTCGAGATTGCCAACGCCATCGACGATGAAGTGGATGTGATCTTTGCCGGCCACAGCCATCAATTTATGAACGCCGTGGTGGATGGCAAACTGATCGTCCAGTCTTATGCTTACGGAACGGCATTCTCTGACGTGGATCTTGAAATTGACAAGAAAACCGGGGATATCGTCTCCAAGAAAACGGAAATCGTCACCACGTTCCACGAAGGCAAGACACCTGACCCTGCAATCAAGGCGATGATTGAAAAGTATGAAGCCCAAGTGGCTCCGATTGTCAACGAGGTGGTGGGAACCGCAGCTGACGATCTGCCATATGATGACCGTTACGAGAAAGAAGTTGCCATCGGCAACCTGATTGCGGACGCCCAACGGGCCACGATGAAGACGGACTTCTCGTTCATGAACCCGGGAGGCATCCGAACAAGCATCGACAAGGGAGAAGTCACCTGGGGCGAACTCTACACCGTTCAACCCTTCAACAACGATCTGGTCAAGATGACCCTTACCGGCGAACAAATTCGCAAACTGCTGGAACAGCAGTGGTATACAAAGACAGACGGATCCATTGGCTTGAGAACCTTGCAAATCTCCGGTCTGAAATATACAAGAGACAAAGCAGCCAGAAAGATTCTTGACATCACGCTCCCGGACGGGACTCCGATTGACCCGAAAGCAACTTATACGGTCACGGTCAACAGCTTCCTGGCTGACGGGGGAGACAACTTCACCGTTCTGAAAGAGGGTCAGAACAGGGAAGTGGGGCCGACAGATATCGACGCTCTTGTCAATTATATCAAGCAATTGACGCAGCCCTTCTCGGCTGCAGTAGAGGGCCGGATTACGGAAGTTGCGGCACCGTAA